A window of Acropora muricata isolate sample 2 chromosome 3, ASM3666990v1, whole genome shotgun sequence contains these coding sequences:
- the LOC136911209 gene encoding ATPase MORC2A-like isoform X2: MSSASSYSTLRRAQLTYEYLHTNSTTHEFLFGALAELVDNARDASSQKIEIYTEPCESVRGKFLLCFRDDGDGMDPSEVANVVQFGRSVKRTVDSRMIGQYGNGLKSGTMRIGKDMILLTKKGNTMSCLFLSRTFHEREKIEEVVVPMPYWDVSSKKSMAKSKRDSDKHQVELNLILKYSPFKTESQLFEQFDKIGSKGTLVIVYNLRLMDSGEPELDVVSDPHDIKMADPYAGENVADYDMIMPERQSFRAYTAILYLDPRMKIYIQNKKVRTKRLTTCLYKPRCYNFTSKRFKTRSEKEAEKADEEAKRAEEKAKELETQAREIQAQADQTSKDGRVELRKAQTLASEARGEAGMKTKIADAKKKSLKEPKTLNFTFGFNINDRRCYGMFIYNCSRLIRMYERVGPQQDGGVKCYGVLGVVDVPYLVLEPTHNKQDFADGKEFKHLGRALGEHLEQYWKDSQIESQGVTSFWESFGYVSSKWTDGPSTEQKFVRKRAMQIDLNVQCDTCLKWRKLPFSQRNVGKQLLDEWCCAMNPNPNCNSCSRPEVKVSIPGGVLQKQIKSAEEKQKELQEEIRKKQQALDQMTQHKQTTQERSGVQPQATANKKVIGSPSVQNSPSSKSRPSERQLLAQTTTEKTRQQSQANHHKKVEKRPATKSTSSSESKNCETLKRRNTERRPETEEVQVKRKKTDVTIVRVQRVEREETVSNHKETEDKSPAATKQNEKEPLDCSSEGESVGTMLREGTQVEARVDGSQWYKGKVFAAKPKGSLCRVRVKFDLYPKDKYDKWFDHPSDVLRVLQSVESPARQSPSPQRELPTTTTFEAQNNQVQEVKQQNAEQGTVHSPVDNSVSSMSDATRVEDSPTEQQFAGMLRRCLSFFTPPHYRITKESIKEMDLNELKEFPLEEFFDNYEKDLSEVVKKLQTERDEATRRANAAEEQLKQLTDDKRKLLNLRRNASKLLRYIQEDPNDSTISAEDVSDKVDEMIGTLAQQIERRS; the protein is encoded by the exons ATGTCCAGTGCTTCAAGTTATTCCACGCTGCGAAGAGCACAGCTAACCTATGAATATTTGCACACGAATAG CACGACTCACGAATTTTTATTTGGTGCCCTCGCAGAGCTGGTGGATAATGCACG GGATGCCTCATCACAGAAGATTGAGATCTATACAG AACCGTGCGAATCCGTCAGAGggaaatttttgctttgtttccgCGATGATGGAGATGGCATGGATCCAT CGGAAGTTGCGAATGTAGTACAGTTCGGAAGATCGGTCAAACGCACAGTGGATTCAAGAATGATTGGACAATATGGCAATGGACTGAAATC TGGTACAATGAGGATTGGGAAAGACATGATCTTGTTGACGAAAAA GGGAAACACCATGAGTTGCTTGTTTCTTTCGAGGACATTCCATGAACGTGAGAAGATTGAGGAA GTTGTTGTGCCTATGCCATACTGGGATGTGTCCTCCAAAAAGTCAATGGCAAAATCGAAGCGGGACTCGGACAAA CACCAAGTTGAATTAAATCTCATTCTCAAGTATTCGCCGTTTAAGACAGAATCGCAACTGTTTGAACAATTTGACAAAATCGGATCCAAAG GAACACTTGTCATTGTCTATAACCTAAGGCTTATGGACAGCGGAGAGCCAGAACTTGAT GTAGTGAGTGATCCTCACGACATCAAAATGGCAGATCCATACGCCGGAGAGAATGTGGCTGACTACGACAT GATCATGCCTGAAAGACAATCTTTTAGGGCATACACTGCCATTTTATACTTGGACCCACGAATGAAAATTTACATCCAG AACAAAAAGGTCCGAACCAAGAGACTAACGACTTGCCTCTACAAACCCAG GTGTTACAATTTCACGTCTAAACGATTCAAGACTAGATCCGAGAAGGAGGCCGAAAAAGCAGACGAGGAAGCTAAAAGAG CTGAAGAGAAAGCAAAGGAGCTGGAAACACAGGCAAG AGAAATCCAAGCACAGGCAGACCAAACATCGAAAGACGGAAGG GTCGAGCTAAGGAAGGCACAAACTCTTGCCTCCGAAGCAAGAGGGGAAGCcggaatgaaaacgaaaatcgCAGATGCAAAGAAAAA GTCTTTAAAGGAACCCAAGACACTCAACTTCACTTTTGGATTCAACATCAACGATCGTCGATGCTATGGAATGTTCATTTACAACTGCAGTCG ATTAATAAGAATGTACGAACGAGTTGGTCCACAGCAAGATGGAGGAGT AAAATGTTACGGTGTTCTTG GAGTTGTAGATGTTCCTTACTTAGTACTTGAACCAACACACAATAAGCAAGATTTTGCTGACGGGAAG gAATTCAAACATTTAGGCCGGGCATTGGGTGAACATTTAGAACAATATTGGAAAGACTCGCAAATTGAAT CTCAAGGCGTAACAAGCTTTTG GGAAAGTTTCGGCTATGTAAGCAGCAAATGGACGGATGGTCCTTCCACCGAACAAAAATTTGTGAGAAAGAGAGCAATGCAGATAGATCTAAATGTGCAATGTG aCACTTGCCTCAAGTGGAGGAAGCTACCATTCTCTCAAAGAAACGTTGGCAAACAACTGCTTGATGAATGGTGTTGTGCGATGAATCCTAATCCTAATTGCAATAG TTGTAGTAGGCCAGAAGTAAAGGTATCAATACCTGGTGGGGTACTTCAAAAACAGATTAAATCAGCTGAAGAGAAGCAGAAAGAACTGCaagaagaaataagaaaaaagcaGCAAGCACTTGATCAGATGACG CAACATAAGCAAACCACACAGGAAAGGAGCGGAGTACAGCCGCAGGCTACAGCGAACAAAAAG GTGATAGGGTCTCCTTCAGTGCAGAATTCTCCCTCCTCCAAGAGTAGGCCGTCTGAG CGCCAACTGCTGGCTCAAACTACAACAGAAAAGACCAGACAACAATCACAGGCGAATCACCACAAAAAG GTGGAAAAAAGGCCAGCAACGAAGAGTACCAGCTCCAGTGAAAGTAAAAATTGTGAG ACTTTGAAAAGACGGAATACTGAACGGCGACCTGAAACAGAG gAAGTACAAGTCAAGCGGAAGAAGACAGACGTGACAATAGTGAGAGTGCAG AGAGTGGAGAGAGAAGAAACTGTATCGAACCACAAAGAAACCGAGGATAAAAGCCCAGCAGCCACTAAACAAAACGAGAAAGAACCATTGGATTGTAGTAGCGAGGGAGAAAGTGTTGGAACAATGC TACGCGAAGGTACTCAAGTGGAAGCAAGGGTTGATGGTTCACAATG GTACAAAGGGAAAGTATTTGCTGCCAAACCGAAGGGTTCGTTGTGCAGAGTACGCgtaaaatttgatttgtaccCCAAGGACAAGTACGATAAGTG GTTTGACCATCCAAGCGATGTCTTAAGGGTACTGCAA TCTGTGGAGTCGCCAGCTCGCCAGTCACCAAGCCCACAGCGTGAGCTCCCAACTACAACGACATTCGAAGCACAAAACAATCAAGTGCAAGAAGTAAAACAGCAAAATGCAGAACAAGGAACTGTACACTCGCCAGTTGACAACAGTGTTTCGTCCATGTCAGATGCAACCAGGGTGGAGGACAGTCCAACAGAGCAGCAATTTGCTGGAATGTTAAG GCGGTGTCTGTCTTTCTTTACTCCACCTCATTACCgaataacaaaagaatctaTAAAAGAGATGGACTTAAACGAACTGAAAGAGTTTCCTCTG GAGGAGTTTTTCGATAACTACGAAAAAGATCTTTCAGAG GTGGTTAAGAAATTGCAAACTGAAAGGGATGAAGCCACAAGAAGAGCTAACGCCGCTGAAGAGCAATTGAAGCAACTGACGGACGACAAAAGAAAGTTGTTAAATCTAAGGAGAAACGCGTCCAAACTATTACGTTACATTCAGGAG GATCctaacgattctacaatcagcGCTGAAGACGTATCTGACAAAGTGGATGAGATGATCGGAACCCTTGCCCAACAGATCGAGAGACGGTCATGA
- the LOC136911209 gene encoding ATPase MORC2A-like isoform X1: protein MSSASSYSTLRRAQLTYEYLHTNSTTHEFLFGALAELVDNARDASSQKIEIYTEPCESVRGKFLLCFRDDGDGMDPSEVANVVQFGRSVKRTVDSRMIGQYGNGLKSGTMRIGKDMILLTKKGNTMSCLFLSRTFHEREKIEEVVVPMPYWDVSSKKSMAKSKRDSDKHQVELNLILKYSPFKTESQLFEQFDKIGSKGTLVIVYNLRLMDSGEPELDVVSDPHDIKMADPYAGENVADYDMIMPERQSFRAYTAILYLDPRMKIYIQNKKVRTKRLTTCLYKPRCYNFTSKRFKTRSEKEAEKADEEAKRAEEKAKELETQAREIQAQADQTSKDGRVELRKAQTLASEARGEAGMKTKIADAKKKSLKEPKTLNFTFGFNINDRRCYGMFIYNCSRLIRMYERVGPQQDGGVKCYGVLGVVDVPYLVLEPTHNKQDFADGKEFKHLGRALGEHLEQYWKDSQIESQGVTSFWESFGYVSSKWTDGPSTEQKFVRKRAMQIDLNVQCDTCLKWRKLPFSQRNVGKQLLDEWCCAMNPNPNCNSCSRPEVKVSIPGGVLQKQIKSAEEKQKELQEEIRKKQQALDQMTQHKQTTQERSGVQPQATANKKVIGSPSVQNSPSSKSRPSERQLLAQTTTEKTRQQSQANHHKKVEKRPATKSTSSSESKNCETLKRRNTERRPETEAIQVKRKKTDVTIVRVQRVEREETVSNHKETEDKSPAATKQNEKEPLDCSSEGESVGTMLREGTQVEARVDGSQWYKGKVFAAKPKGSLCRVRVKFDLYPKDKYDKWFDHPSDVLRVLQSVESPARQSPSPQRELPTTTTFEAQNNQVQEVKQQNAEQGTVHSPVDNSVSSMSDATRVEDSPTEQQFAGMLRRCLSFFTPPHYRITKESIKEMDLNELKEFPLEEFFDNYEKDLSEVVKKLQTERDEATRRANAAEEQLKQLTDDKRKLLNLRRNASKLLRYIQEDPNDSTISAEDVSDKVDEMIGTLAQQIERRS from the exons ATGTCCAGTGCTTCAAGTTATTCCACGCTGCGAAGAGCACAGCTAACCTATGAATATTTGCACACGAATAG CACGACTCACGAATTTTTATTTGGTGCCCTCGCAGAGCTGGTGGATAATGCACG GGATGCCTCATCACAGAAGATTGAGATCTATACAG AACCGTGCGAATCCGTCAGAGggaaatttttgctttgtttccgCGATGATGGAGATGGCATGGATCCAT CGGAAGTTGCGAATGTAGTACAGTTCGGAAGATCGGTCAAACGCACAGTGGATTCAAGAATGATTGGACAATATGGCAATGGACTGAAATC TGGTACAATGAGGATTGGGAAAGACATGATCTTGTTGACGAAAAA GGGAAACACCATGAGTTGCTTGTTTCTTTCGAGGACATTCCATGAACGTGAGAAGATTGAGGAA GTTGTTGTGCCTATGCCATACTGGGATGTGTCCTCCAAAAAGTCAATGGCAAAATCGAAGCGGGACTCGGACAAA CACCAAGTTGAATTAAATCTCATTCTCAAGTATTCGCCGTTTAAGACAGAATCGCAACTGTTTGAACAATTTGACAAAATCGGATCCAAAG GAACACTTGTCATTGTCTATAACCTAAGGCTTATGGACAGCGGAGAGCCAGAACTTGAT GTAGTGAGTGATCCTCACGACATCAAAATGGCAGATCCATACGCCGGAGAGAATGTGGCTGACTACGACAT GATCATGCCTGAAAGACAATCTTTTAGGGCATACACTGCCATTTTATACTTGGACCCACGAATGAAAATTTACATCCAG AACAAAAAGGTCCGAACCAAGAGACTAACGACTTGCCTCTACAAACCCAG GTGTTACAATTTCACGTCTAAACGATTCAAGACTAGATCCGAGAAGGAGGCCGAAAAAGCAGACGAGGAAGCTAAAAGAG CTGAAGAGAAAGCAAAGGAGCTGGAAACACAGGCAAG AGAAATCCAAGCACAGGCAGACCAAACATCGAAAGACGGAAGG GTCGAGCTAAGGAAGGCACAAACTCTTGCCTCCGAAGCAAGAGGGGAAGCcggaatgaaaacgaaaatcgCAGATGCAAAGAAAAA GTCTTTAAAGGAACCCAAGACACTCAACTTCACTTTTGGATTCAACATCAACGATCGTCGATGCTATGGAATGTTCATTTACAACTGCAGTCG ATTAATAAGAATGTACGAACGAGTTGGTCCACAGCAAGATGGAGGAGT AAAATGTTACGGTGTTCTTG GAGTTGTAGATGTTCCTTACTTAGTACTTGAACCAACACACAATAAGCAAGATTTTGCTGACGGGAAG gAATTCAAACATTTAGGCCGGGCATTGGGTGAACATTTAGAACAATATTGGAAAGACTCGCAAATTGAAT CTCAAGGCGTAACAAGCTTTTG GGAAAGTTTCGGCTATGTAAGCAGCAAATGGACGGATGGTCCTTCCACCGAACAAAAATTTGTGAGAAAGAGAGCAATGCAGATAGATCTAAATGTGCAATGTG aCACTTGCCTCAAGTGGAGGAAGCTACCATTCTCTCAAAGAAACGTTGGCAAACAACTGCTTGATGAATGGTGTTGTGCGATGAATCCTAATCCTAATTGCAATAG TTGTAGTAGGCCAGAAGTAAAGGTATCAATACCTGGTGGGGTACTTCAAAAACAGATTAAATCAGCTGAAGAGAAGCAGAAAGAACTGCaagaagaaataagaaaaaagcaGCAAGCACTTGATCAGATGACG CAACATAAGCAAACCACACAGGAAAGGAGCGGAGTACAGCCGCAGGCTACAGCGAACAAAAAG GTGATAGGGTCTCCTTCAGTGCAGAATTCTCCCTCCTCCAAGAGTAGGCCGTCTGAG CGCCAACTGCTGGCTCAAACTACAACAGAAAAGACCAGACAACAATCACAGGCGAATCACCACAAAAAG GTGGAAAAAAGGCCAGCAACGAAGAGTACCAGCTCCAGTGAAAGTAAAAATTGTGAG ACTTTGAAAAGACGGAATACTGAACGGCGACCTGAAACAGAGGCAA TACAAGTCAAGCGGAAGAAGACAGACGTGACAATAGTGAGAGTGCAG AGAGTGGAGAGAGAAGAAACTGTATCGAACCACAAAGAAACCGAGGATAAAAGCCCAGCAGCCACTAAACAAAACGAGAAAGAACCATTGGATTGTAGTAGCGAGGGAGAAAGTGTTGGAACAATGC TACGCGAAGGTACTCAAGTGGAAGCAAGGGTTGATGGTTCACAATG GTACAAAGGGAAAGTATTTGCTGCCAAACCGAAGGGTTCGTTGTGCAGAGTACGCgtaaaatttgatttgtaccCCAAGGACAAGTACGATAAGTG GTTTGACCATCCAAGCGATGTCTTAAGGGTACTGCAA TCTGTGGAGTCGCCAGCTCGCCAGTCACCAAGCCCACAGCGTGAGCTCCCAACTACAACGACATTCGAAGCACAAAACAATCAAGTGCAAGAAGTAAAACAGCAAAATGCAGAACAAGGAACTGTACACTCGCCAGTTGACAACAGTGTTTCGTCCATGTCAGATGCAACCAGGGTGGAGGACAGTCCAACAGAGCAGCAATTTGCTGGAATGTTAAG GCGGTGTCTGTCTTTCTTTACTCCACCTCATTACCgaataacaaaagaatctaTAAAAGAGATGGACTTAAACGAACTGAAAGAGTTTCCTCTG GAGGAGTTTTTCGATAACTACGAAAAAGATCTTTCAGAG GTGGTTAAGAAATTGCAAACTGAAAGGGATGAAGCCACAAGAAGAGCTAACGCCGCTGAAGAGCAATTGAAGCAACTGACGGACGACAAAAGAAAGTTGTTAAATCTAAGGAGAAACGCGTCCAAACTATTACGTTACATTCAGGAG GATCctaacgattctacaatcagcGCTGAAGACGTATCTGACAAAGTGGATGAGATGATCGGAACCCTTGCCCAACAGATCGAGAGACGGTCATGA